In Candidatus Chlorohelix allophototropha, one DNA window encodes the following:
- a CDS encoding peptide ABC transporter substrate-binding protein, with product MRSKNLFAAKSLRMRLGAAIFLFAGLLLSACGDSTATPVPATTTAAATTAATLAPNQTVGPAVVPTTGTTTAAVTTTASATTAATTSAKSDHPGLLREANTYANPASLDPAGSGTTRQIMVNIFGGLVTNNSKGEILALAAEKWQVSTDGKVYTFTLRKDLKFQNGNPVKASDVVWSLTRSLDPKLKAAAAVNLTDIAGADDYYTAKATEVSGLKALDDSNVQITLNKVAPYFLSKLALPIASILDRTEVEKNDRWWEKHTASIGPFILKEWKKSQSIYLAANPYYVFGKPKIDIEMLYVSDAQARLAMFAKGDVDIVWSVGDTIFDQIKDDPELSKFLIQPKELTYTAYPLVLNPKAYQPFQDVRVRQAVAMSIDRKTLVDKIFTSCKLPDSIIPPGTIPGYPTTVKALEYNPTKAKQLLADAGFPGGQGLPEFSIVQAGTGSSSAYMEFFQSQITTNLGMKVKLEVMERTKFVAEERKKTSLASFYDRVVADYLDPQSLLTVPLYSKSSSNIFGYESDKFDKLVEAADAELNAAKRYDLYAQAEQVAVNDAVFVPICQIYTRLVAKPYVSGYQFSPIGILPYDQVEVK from the coding sequence TTGAGGAGTAAAAATTTATTTGCTGCTAAGTCGCTTCGTATGAGGCTAGGCGCAGCAATATTTCTGTTCGCAGGTCTGCTTTTATCGGCTTGCGGTGATAGCACTGCTACCCCTGTTCCTGCTACTACTACCGCCGCGGCTACTACCGCTGCCACCCTTGCGCCAAACCAGACTGTGGGACCTGCGGTTGTCCCTACGACTGGTACTACAACTGCCGCTGTTACTACCACTGCCAGCGCTACTACTGCCGCCACAACCTCCGCGAAAAGCGATCATCCCGGTTTATTGCGGGAAGCAAACACGTATGCGAACCCGGCAAGCTTAGACCCGGCTGGTTCTGGTACTACCCGTCAGATTATGGTAAATATTTTTGGCGGCTTGGTGACAAACAATTCCAAAGGCGAAATTTTGGCGTTGGCTGCTGAGAAATGGCAAGTTTCAACCGATGGGAAGGTTTACACCTTTACCTTACGTAAAGACTTGAAATTCCAGAATGGAAACCCGGTGAAAGCTTCAGATGTTGTCTGGAGTCTTACCCGCAGTCTTGACCCTAAACTTAAAGCTGCTGCTGCTGTAAATCTAACCGATATTGCCGGAGCAGACGACTATTATACTGCTAAAGCTACTGAGGTTAGTGGTCTGAAGGCGTTGGATGATAGCAATGTTCAGATTACCCTGAACAAGGTTGCGCCCTATTTCCTTTCCAAACTGGCGTTGCCGATTGCATCAATTCTCGATCGCACTGAAGTTGAAAAGAACGATCGCTGGTGGGAAAAACACACCGCTTCGATTGGTCCTTTCATTCTGAAAGAGTGGAAGAAAAGCCAAAGCATTTATTTGGCGGCAAATCCCTACTATGTTTTTGGAAAGCCAAAAATTGACATCGAAATGCTCTATGTCAGCGATGCACAGGCGCGTTTAGCAATGTTTGCCAAAGGCGATGTGGACATCGTGTGGAGTGTAGGCGATACTATTTTTGATCAAATCAAGGATGATCCAGAACTTTCTAAGTTCTTGATTCAACCCAAAGAGCTGACCTACACCGCCTACCCGCTGGTGCTTAACCCGAAGGCTTACCAACCGTTCCAGGATGTTCGAGTACGACAAGCCGTAGCAATGTCCATTGATCGCAAAACTCTGGTTGATAAGATTTTTACCAGTTGCAAATTGCCCGATAGTATTATCCCTCCTGGCACGATACCGGGCTACCCGACAACCGTAAAGGCGCTGGAATATAACCCAACAAAAGCAAAGCAATTGCTGGCAGATGCCGGGTTCCCCGGTGGACAGGGCTTACCGGAGTTTTCGATCGTGCAGGCGGGGACGGGTAGTAGTTCAGCTTACATGGAGTTTTTCCAGAGCCAAATTACTACTAACCTAGGTATGAAGGTTAAGCTGGAAGTGATGGAGCGCACCAAGTTTGTCGCCGAAGAACGGAAGAAGACCAGCCTCGCCTCTTTCTATGATCGGGTGGTAGCGGATTACCTAGACCCGCAAAGTCTGTTGACCGTTCCTTTATATTCAAAATCATCTTCTAACATCTTTGGTTATGAAAGTGATAAGTTTGACAAGCTGGTTGAAGCAGCCGATGCAGAATTGAATGCCGCAAAACGGTATGATCTGTATGCTCAGGCTGAGCAAGTGGCGGTTAACGATGCGGTGTTTGTGCCAATCTGCCAGATTTATACCCGGTTGGTTGCCAAGCCCTATGTTAGCGGTTACCAGTTTAGCCCAATAGGCATTTTGCCCTACGATCAGGTCGAAGTAAAGTAA
- a CDS encoding ABC transporter permease, whose translation MILRRAIGALPLALVAVIITFVLGRIAPGDPVSAMLENGASQTVVDSILTHYGLDKPILEQLWIYFGELLHGNLGYSFSKGGIPVIEIIGDSWLVSLQLGALSMLLMLGLGIPLGIIAAAYRSRTLDWVVRGFVVLGTSIPSFVIAYAGIWWLGVQLKALPIGGWGSWAQTILPTIVLGLPGAAYLTRQTRSALLDALSQDYIRTAKAKGLSQITIMTRHALRNSLLPVVTMVGPVLGTAVGGFFIVENIFSIPGMGRLSVQAVYSRDYPLLQAIVLLLVLSFVCANLLVDIAYLWIDPRIHHRKASRAH comes from the coding sequence ATGATTTTACGGCGAGCGATTGGCGCACTCCCTCTAGCTTTAGTAGCAGTGATTATAACCTTTGTACTGGGGCGGATTGCGCCGGGTGACCCTGTGAGCGCGATGTTGGAAAACGGTGCCAGCCAGACTGTGGTAGATAGTATTCTCACTCACTACGGGCTTGACAAGCCTATACTTGAGCAACTGTGGATATACTTCGGCGAGCTTTTACATGGCAATCTGGGGTATAGTTTCAGCAAAGGTGGAATTCCGGTTATCGAGATTATTGGCGATAGTTGGCTGGTAAGCTTGCAACTGGGTGCGCTTTCAATGCTGCTTATGCTAGGTTTGGGTATTCCACTTGGTATAATCGCTGCCGCTTATCGCAGTCGTACCCTCGATTGGGTGGTACGCGGTTTTGTGGTTTTGGGAACTAGTATCCCTTCTTTTGTAATTGCGTATGCTGGAATCTGGTGGTTAGGGGTTCAGCTTAAGGCATTACCTATAGGGGGCTGGGGTTCATGGGCGCAGACTATTCTACCGACAATTGTGCTGGGTTTACCCGGTGCGGCTTACCTTACCCGGCAAACTCGTTCAGCCCTTCTGGATGCACTATCGCAAGATTATATACGCACCGCTAAAGCCAAAGGTTTGAGCCAAATAACAATAATGACCCGCCACGCTCTCCGTAATTCGCTACTACCGGTGGTAACTATGGTAGGACCTGTTTTAGGAACTGCCGTTGGTGGATTCTTTATTGTAGAAAATATCTTTTCGATTCCGGGCATGGGTCGCCTTTCGGTGCAAGCGGTTTATAGTCGAGACTACCCCTTATTACAAGCGATTGTACTTTTATTGGTTTTGAGTTTTGTTTGTGCCAATTTACTGGTTGATATTGCTTATCTTTGGATTGATCCGCGTATTCATCACCGGAAAGCAAGTCGAGCGCATTAA
- a CDS encoding ABC transporter permease yields the protein MDILNQVDFENEPLIDTFVQEEARVSASTSTAMSGSCPVIREEKTRPRGRPGVLKRLLHDKVALVCISYLGLLGICALFAPLIAPYDYKFQDLAHVRETSSSLHWFGTDQLGRDIFSRILYGARISLAIGISVMLVETAVGVTLGLLSGYLGGWVETIVMRVADLTYAFPGLLLAILLVGMLGRDLVWLFAAFVLLGWPNIARMVRSQVLTLRERDYVHASIVSGGGFGWIVRHHILPNCASVIIISASTSVGGIMLAEAGLSFVGLGVQPPYPSLGSMISELAQLIKSRPLLMFFPSLTLSLAIMSLNLLGDALRDAFDPTISRQ from the coding sequence ATGGATATATTAAATCAGGTTGACTTTGAAAATGAACCGTTAATCGACACCTTTGTACAGGAAGAAGCGCGTGTAAGTGCATCAACTTCCACTGCTATGTCAGGTTCGTGTCCAGTAATTCGCGAGGAGAAAACCCGTCCACGCGGTCGTCCCGGAGTTCTAAAGCGTCTATTGCACGACAAAGTTGCCCTAGTATGTATCTCCTATCTAGGTTTACTAGGTATATGTGCGTTGTTCGCCCCGTTAATTGCGCCCTATGATTATAAATTCCAAGACCTTGCGCATGTGCGTGAGACATCTTCCTCGTTACACTGGTTTGGTACAGACCAACTAGGGCGCGATATTTTCTCTCGGATACTTTATGGTGCGCGCATTTCGCTGGCAATCGGTATTTCGGTAATGCTGGTGGAAACCGCTGTCGGTGTAACTCTGGGCTTGCTTTCGGGTTATCTAGGTGGCTGGGTCGAAACTATTGTAATGCGCGTAGCCGATTTGACCTATGCCTTCCCCGGCTTGTTGTTGGCAATTTTGCTGGTTGGTATGCTAGGTCGTGATTTGGTCTGGCTTTTTGCAGCGTTTGTGCTCTTGGGCTGGCCTAATATCGCTCGGATGGTGCGTTCTCAGGTGTTGACTTTGCGTGAGCGCGATTATGTACATGCCAGTATTGTTTCGGGTGGGGGTTTTGGCTGGATTGTTAGGCATCACATATTGCCAAACTGTGCCAGCGTAATAATTATATCAGCCTCAACCAGCGTAGGTGGTATTATGTTGGCGGAAGCCGGTTTATCCTTTGTGGGTTTGGGGGTACAACCACCCTACCCTAGTTTGGGTAGTATGATTAGTGAACTGGCGCAATTGATTAAATCCAGACCACTTCTGATGTTTTTCCCCAGCCTGACTCTCTCACTGGCAATTATGTCATTAAACTTGCTAGGAGATGCTCTACGTGATGCTTTTGATCCCACCATATCAAGGCAATAA
- a CDS encoding MFS transporter has translation MSELATKQATEKKPTVLATWSWATYDLANTIYSAAIISIYFPAWVKNELKIEDIWYALPMSISMLIVGVFSPLLGALSDRGGNRMKWLGGATILSIGALFLMGVAPALGAGVAVSLGSGIIFFIVANVGYQSALMFYDSLLPSVSTTSNWGKVSGLGVGLGYFGGIIGFLGVGYLGDMLYGAGALTGDNPKNSDSFFIAAILYLLFSIPCFIFVRERHYKTEQEAAKLTFTSTMTQTLRTFKQSMLYPGLFVFLVANFFYSDALNTVITAMGIYSTEVIGFSPSQRNGFLAFATIFAVVGSIIFGFVADKIGSKQALNISLSIWVVVFVIAMAAPPRDFFFWIGGPLAGIALGSTWVSARTLMVELTPPERLGEFMGLYNLTGKFSAVLGPVLWGGTLLLFNPNDPKVGNLGYQIAVGTLLAVVIIGFVIHQFVPAQSTEVRKAYSRAEIDIS, from the coding sequence GTGTCTGAACTTGCCACGAAACAGGCTACAGAAAAAAAACCGACTGTTCTAGCTACATGGTCATGGGCAACTTATGACCTTGCAAACACAATCTACAGCGCTGCAATTATCAGTATTTATTTTCCTGCTTGGGTAAAAAATGAGCTAAAGATAGAGGATATTTGGTACGCCCTGCCGATGTCTATCTCAATGCTGATTGTAGGTGTTTTTAGCCCGCTACTGGGCGCACTTTCGGATCGTGGCGGCAACCGAATGAAGTGGTTAGGGGGCGCGACTATTTTAAGTATCGGTGCGCTTTTTCTTATGGGTGTAGCGCCAGCGTTGGGGGCGGGAGTGGCTGTATCACTTGGTTCAGGCATAATCTTTTTCATTGTTGCTAATGTGGGCTATCAATCCGCTCTGATGTTTTACGACTCGCTTTTACCATCGGTTAGCACTACCAGTAATTGGGGTAAAGTATCGGGTTTGGGCGTAGGACTTGGTTATTTCGGAGGGATTATTGGTTTTCTAGGGGTGGGCTATCTGGGCGATATGCTTTATGGAGCGGGGGCGCTAACCGGAGATAATCCCAAAAATTCCGACTCGTTTTTTATAGCAGCGATTCTCTATCTTTTATTCTCTATCCCGTGCTTTATCTTCGTGCGTGAAAGGCATTATAAGACTGAACAAGAAGCAGCAAAATTAACTTTTACTTCAACCATGACACAAACGTTACGCACCTTTAAGCAATCCATGCTCTATCCGGGCTTATTTGTTTTTCTGGTTGCTAATTTCTTCTATTCCGATGCTTTGAATACAGTTATTACTGCAATGGGCATCTACTCAACTGAGGTGATCGGGTTCAGCCCCAGTCAACGAAACGGCTTTTTGGCTTTTGCTACTATTTTTGCAGTGGTAGGTTCAATAATATTTGGCTTCGTAGCAGATAAAATCGGTTCCAAACAAGCCTTGAATATATCCTTATCGATTTGGGTAGTAGTTTTTGTAATCGCAATGGCTGCTCCACCCAGAGACTTTTTTTTCTGGATTGGCGGTCCCTTAGCGGGGATTGCGCTTGGTAGCACTTGGGTTTCGGCGCGTACCTTGATGGTAGAGCTTACCCCACCGGAGAGATTGGGCGAATTTATGGGTCTTTACAACCTTACCGGAAAATTCTCAGCAGTGCTTGGTCCGGTGTTGTGGGGTGGTACATTACTCTTATTCAATCCTAATGATCCAAAAGTTGGCAACCTAGGATACCAAATTGCGGTTGGAACACTATTGGCTGTAGTGATAATAGGTTTTGTAATACACCAATTTGTACCTGCACAAAGCACAGAGGTGCGAAAAGCATATAGTCGGGCAGAAATTGATATTTCCTGA
- a CDS encoding AtpZ/AtpI family protein: MAFALSLGFGIAVPLALFIVAGVWLDGVLNTTPLFVLIGIFLGLFSAGYFFWRLIVASEPGNKRN, encoded by the coding sequence ATGGCATTTGCCCTAAGCCTAGGGTTTGGGATAGCAGTGCCGTTAGCCTTATTTATTGTTGCTGGGGTGTGGTTGGATGGGGTGCTTAATACAACCCCTTTATTTGTACTGATTGGCATCTTTCTTGGGTTATTTAGTGCAGGTTACTTTTTTTGGCGGCTAATCGTAGCAAGCGAGCCTGGAAACAAGCGCAACTAA
- the atpB gene encoding F0F1 ATP synthase subunit A, translating into MEEFKLVVSLKPEPIMCIGGKMDAPAVCSKDTFFIVTNSTIATVLFMLITFFLLWSGARKAKLIPGRWQSVVEILVESLHNMVVESTSKRVAKVIFPLVATYFTWILFANWLSLIPGVGSIGFVHDVTEDGKVLKEMVPLLRGPNADLNMTFAMALLAVIIVQIAAIVSHGVKGWLKEFIPEPHWMDPLLTPLEIIGQFTRILSLAFRLFGNVFAGEVLLAVMLKIAAPSLIIFLGLEIFVGFIQALVFAILTLTYLSLVTAGGHEEGHHDKEHEEHAKAA; encoded by the coding sequence ATGGAAGAATTTAAACTGGTAGTTAGCCTGAAGCCGGAACCGATTATGTGCATCGGTGGGAAAATGGATGCTCCGGCAGTTTGCTCCAAAGACACTTTCTTTATTGTAACCAATTCCACTATAGCTACCGTTCTCTTCATGCTCATCACCTTTTTTCTGCTATGGTCGGGCGCACGAAAAGCCAAGCTTATACCCGGGCGTTGGCAGTCTGTAGTTGAAATACTGGTGGAGAGTTTGCACAATATGGTGGTTGAATCTACCAGTAAACGTGTAGCGAAAGTAATCTTTCCTCTAGTAGCAACCTATTTCACTTGGATTTTGTTTGCTAACTGGCTTTCCCTGATTCCCGGAGTAGGCTCAATCGGTTTTGTACATGATGTGACTGAGGATGGCAAAGTTCTAAAAGAAATGGTGCCTCTCCTGCGCGGACCAAATGCTGACCTCAATATGACCTTCGCAATGGCGCTGTTAGCAGTAATTATTGTACAGATAGCAGCAATTGTGTCCCACGGGGTCAAAGGTTGGTTGAAAGAGTTCATTCCCGAACCTCACTGGATGGATCCACTTTTAACTCCGCTTGAAATAATCGGTCAGTTCACTCGTATCCTTTCGCTGGCTTTCCGTCTTTTCGGCAATGTATTTGCCGGTGAGGTGTTGCTGGCGGTAATGCTGAAAATCGCTGCACCCAGTTTGATAATCTTTCTGGGGCTTGAAATATTTGTGGGCTTTATCCAGGCGCTGGTCTTTGCGATCCTTACCCTGACCTATCTCTCGCTGGTGACAGCAGGAGGACATGAGGAAGGTCATCACGACAAAGAGCATGAAGAGCATGCAAAAGCTGCATAA
- the atpE gene encoding ATP synthase F0 subunit C, whose amino-acid sequence MKELAAGIAMGAGAIGPGIGIGIAVSGAMQAIGRNPEAAGIIRINMIIGVAFSEAVAIYALLIALLLIFVAQRGA is encoded by the coding sequence ATGAAGGAACTTGCTGCAGGTATCGCGATGGGTGCTGGCGCAATCGGCCCAGGTATCGGTATCGGTATCGCGGTCTCTGGCGCAATGCAGGCCATCGGTCGAAACCCTGAGGCGGCAGGCATCATCCGAATCAACATGATCATCGGTGTTGCCTTCTCTGAAGCGGTCGCGATTTACGCTCTGCTCATCGCCCTGCTGCTCATCTTCGTTGCCCAAAGAGGCGCGTAA
- the atpF gene encoding F0F1 ATP synthase subunit B: MYFVNINRLFSIIAAEQATDEGIGALGINLWNFIFQLVAFLLMLLLLWRFVYRPILKTLDERKLRAAEIVESSDRIKREVAETEARQKQVFEDARRQAQEIIAQAQAVADKKRAAAEGEAKVAAEAIITKARVEIASERDQAIAQLRREFSDLAIAAAGKVIGEELNTRKDLHGKVINDVLSSYSTRN, encoded by the coding sequence ATGTACTTTGTTAACATTAACAGATTATTTTCTATAATTGCTGCTGAGCAAGCTACAGATGAAGGAATTGGCGCATTAGGTATTAACCTATGGAATTTCATATTCCAGCTTGTTGCCTTCCTGTTAATGCTCTTACTATTATGGCGTTTCGTATATCGCCCGATTTTAAAAACCCTTGATGAACGTAAGTTACGGGCGGCTGAAATCGTAGAAAGCAGCGATCGGATTAAACGAGAAGTAGCTGAAACCGAAGCTCGCCAGAAGCAGGTATTTGAAGACGCTCGTCGTCAGGCTCAGGAAATTATAGCGCAGGCTCAAGCCGTAGCGGATAAGAAACGAGCAGCGGCAGAAGGTGAAGCCAAAGTAGCAGCTGAAGCTATAATTACCAAAGCAAGAGTCGAGATTGCCTCTGAACGTGACCAGGCTATCGCCCAGTTGCGGCGCGAGTTTAGTGATTTGGCAATTGCTGCCGCCGGTAAGGTAATCGGAGAAGAACTAAATACTCGTAAAGATTTGCACGGCAAGGTTATTAACGACGTGCTATCCAGCTACAGTACTAGGAATTAA
- the atpH gene encoding ATP synthase F1 subunit delta, which produces MPSGSAGRRYAQAVFELARSTNKLDEWAADLAVIKQVFEDQTIAARLENPKITKDKKLTLVSSILKDQISPSAFILATLLVERERQTFAGKIAALYQALLDDLRGIIVAEVTTAVPIDSEQEERIRQQLIKISGKQITMKNKVDPTIIGGVVARFGDMLIDGSIKNRLQALRKALA; this is translated from the coding sequence ATGCCATCAGGAAGCGCCGGAAGACGTTACGCCCAGGCAGTTTTTGAACTGGCTCGTTCCACCAACAAGCTTGATGAGTGGGCTGCGGACCTTGCAGTTATCAAGCAAGTGTTCGAAGACCAGACTATAGCGGCACGTCTTGAAAACCCGAAAATTACAAAAGATAAAAAGCTTACGCTTGTCAGTTCAATTCTCAAGGATCAAATAAGTCCTTCCGCCTTCATTCTGGCTACTTTATTGGTGGAGCGTGAACGGCAAACTTTTGCAGGTAAAATAGCCGCCTTGTATCAAGCCTTGCTTGATGATTTGCGTGGTATCATAGTTGCGGAAGTAACTACAGCCGTGCCGATCGATAGTGAGCAGGAGGAACGAATCCGCCAGCAGCTTATCAAAATCAGCGGCAAGCAAATTACAATGAAGAATAAGGTTGATCCCACCATAATAGGTGGTGTGGTAGCGCGTTTTGGCGATATGCTCATAGATGGCAGCATAAAAAACCGCCTCCAAGCGCTGAGGAAAGCTTTAGCCTGA
- the atpA gene encoding F0F1 ATP synthase subunit alpha: MAVRADEISAIIRKQLEGLDTTAKQVEVGTVVEVGDGIARVYGLSGVKSSELVEFPGRGPGGSDVVGMALNLEEETVGVIIMGPYTHIQEGDTVRTTGKIIQVPVGAALVGRVVNALGQPIDGKGEIATTKNRFIERVAPGVITRKSVDTPVQTGIKVLDALIPIGRGQRELIIGDRQTGKTAIALDTIINQKGGDMVCIYVAIGQKQAQVAQVVGILEKVGAMEHTIVVSASASDPSPLRYIAPYSGCAMGEEIMENGVTLPDGRVIKDALIIYDDLSKHANAYREVSLLLRRPAGREAYPGDVFYLHSRLLERAARLNDDNGGGSLTALPVIETQANDVSAYIPTNVISITDGQIFLETDLFNSGIRPAVNPGISVSRVGSSAQTAPMKQVAGGMKLALAQFRDLAAFAQFASDLDKATKAQLERGQRITEGLKQPQFQPLAFEKQVISIFAVNNGYLDDIPLDKVKAFENGLLKFIEDVYPKFISDVHNNPRKKMSDDQLKQLRTIIGEFKQGWLG, encoded by the coding sequence ATGGCAGTACGTGCTGACGAAATTAGCGCAATAATTCGCAAACAACTAGAAGGTCTCGATACTACCGCCAAACAAGTAGAAGTTGGTACGGTAGTAGAAGTGGGCGACGGTATTGCCCGCGTGTACGGGCTGTCGGGCGTGAAATCCAGCGAACTCGTGGAGTTCCCCGGCAGGGGTCCCGGCGGTTCTGATGTGGTGGGCATGGCGCTGAACCTCGAAGAAGAAACCGTCGGTGTCATCATTATGGGTCCTTATACCCATATTCAAGAAGGCGACACCGTTCGCACCACAGGCAAGATTATCCAAGTGCCGGTTGGTGCAGCCCTCGTTGGTCGTGTGGTGAACGCATTAGGACAGCCCATTGATGGAAAAGGCGAAATTGCCACTACTAAAAACCGCTTTATTGAGCGTGTTGCTCCCGGTGTAATTACCCGTAAATCTGTAGATACGCCTGTACAAACTGGTATCAAGGTGTTGGACGCACTAATCCCGATCGGTCGCGGTCAGCGCGAATTGATCATTGGTGACCGCCAAACCGGTAAAACCGCCATCGCTCTCGACACTATTATTAACCAAAAGGGCGGCGACATGGTTTGTATTTATGTCGCTATTGGTCAAAAACAAGCACAAGTGGCACAGGTGGTCGGTATTTTGGAAAAAGTCGGCGCAATGGAACACACCATTGTAGTATCGGCTTCTGCTTCTGACCCATCTCCATTACGCTATATCGCGCCTTACTCTGGTTGTGCGATGGGTGAGGAGATTATGGAAAACGGCGTGACCCTGCCGGACGGTCGTGTTATCAAAGATGCTTTGATCATTTATGATGACCTTTCCAAGCATGCCAATGCTTACCGCGAAGTGTCGCTGTTGCTGCGCCGCCCCGCCGGTCGCGAAGCTTATCCCGGTGATGTGTTCTATCTACACAGTCGCTTGTTGGAACGCGCTGCCCGTTTGAATGATGATAACGGTGGTGGTAGTTTAACCGCGTTGCCGGTTATTGAAACCCAAGCAAACGACGTGTCGGCTTACATCCCAACCAACGTAATCTCGATTACCGATGGTCAGATATTCCTTGAAACCGACCTGTTCAACTCTGGTATTCGCCCTGCGGTTAACCCCGGTATCTCCGTATCCCGCGTGGGTAGCTCCGCTCAAACCGCGCCTATGAAGCAGGTAGCAGGCGGTATGAAACTGGCATTAGCTCAGTTCCGCGACCTTGCCGCTTTTGCCCAATTCGCCAGCGACCTTGATAAAGCTACCAAAGCCCAATTGGAACGCGGTCAGCGCATTACCGAAGGTTTGAAACAACCTCAATTCCAGCCGCTCGCTTTTGAAAAGCAGGTAATTTCCATCTTCGCAGTTAACAATGGTTATCTGGATGATATTCCGCTCGACAAAGTCAAGGCATTTGAAAACGGTTTGCTCAAGTTCATTGAAGACGTATATCCGAAATTCATTTCGGATGTTCACAATAACCCACGCAAGAAAATGAGCGATGACCAGCTTAAACAGCTTCGCACTATAATTGGAGAGTTCAAGCAGGGCTGGTTAGGGTAA
- the atpG gene encoding ATP synthase F1 subunit gamma, translating to MPSVRVIKRRIRSVSNTGQITKAMELVAASRMRRAQMNVLASRPFSKKVLEVIADVASISDKDFRNISPLLQQREVKTVGLVLVTTDKGLAGSLNTNALRRATRFLASETGGKPVKIITVGRKGRDFMIRVGRDIVAEFDNIKANPDLLDILPIARVVIDEFTKGTVDVVYLLYTDFINTLTVRPKLIKLLPIEPDMSAQEDGFEKIDFIFEPDPYGVLVSLLPRYVEVELYQAILENIASEQSSKMVAMRNATDKAKELKADLTLLMNKTRQAQITGEILEIASAAVALEKQK from the coding sequence ATGCCGAGCGTACGTGTAATTAAAAGACGCATTCGCAGCGTAAGTAATACCGGGCAGATTACCAAAGCGATGGAACTGGTCGCAGCCAGCCGCATGCGCCGTGCCCAGATGAATGTACTTGCCAGCCGCCCTTTTTCAAAGAAGGTGCTGGAGGTAATTGCGGACGTTGCCAGCATCAGTGATAAAGATTTTCGAAATATTAGCCCATTGCTTCAGCAGCGAGAGGTTAAGACCGTTGGTTTGGTGCTTGTTACAACCGATAAAGGTTTGGCTGGTAGCCTTAATACCAATGCTCTTCGCCGCGCAACTCGCTTCCTTGCCTCGGAAACAGGTGGTAAGCCTGTAAAAATTATCACAGTCGGACGCAAAGGTCGCGACTTTATGATTAGAGTAGGTAGGGATATAGTTGCGGAGTTCGATAATATAAAAGCGAATCCCGACCTGCTGGATATTCTGCCCATCGCGCGTGTAGTCATTGATGAGTTCACCAAAGGTACGGTTGATGTAGTTTACTTGCTATACACCGATTTTATCAATACTCTGACGGTGCGCCCCAAGCTGATAAAATTATTGCCTATTGAACCGGATATGAGCGCACAGGAAGACGGCTTCGAGAAAATAGATTTTATCTTCGAGCCAGATCCTTACGGTGTACTGGTTTCGCTCCTCCCTCGTTATGTCGAGGTTGAATTATACCAGGCCATCCTTGAAAATATCGCCAGCGAACAGAGCAGCAAAATGGTGGCGATGCGTAATGCAACCGATAAAGCTAAAGAACTGAAAGCTGACCTGACGCTGTTAATGAACAAAACTCGACAGGCTCAGATTACAGGCGAAATTCTGGAAATCGCCAGTGCGGCGGTGGCTCTGGAAAAACAGAAATAG